A section of the Thermotoga caldifontis AZM44c09 genome encodes:
- a CDS encoding acyl-CoA carboxylase subunit beta: MEELIRNLRELEHKVELGGGTERIEKQHAQGKLTARERLSLLLDEGSFVEIDKFVKHRATAFGLDKEELPCDGVVTGIGKINGRMVAVFSQDFTVMGGSLGEMHAKKIMKLMDLAMELGIPLIGINDSGGARIQEGVDSLFGYGGIFYRNTLASGVIPQITLIAGPCAGGAVYSPAITDFVVMIDKTAKMFITGPNVIKAVTGEEISQEDLGGAYVHNSKSGNAHFLAANEQEAIEIIKKLLSYIPQNNLEEPEYIPGDYSLSMSEEINDVVPVEPTKSYDVRKVIEMVVDEGSFFEVHKHFARNIVVGFARIAGMSVGIVANQPSVLAGSLDIDSSDKAARFIRFLDCFNIPIVTFVDTPGYLPGVQQEHGGIIRHGAKLLFAYSEATVPKITVILRKAYGGAYIAMGSKHLGADLVAAWPTAEIAVMGPDGAANIIFRKEIESAPNPEEKRKELVKLYRDTFANPYVAASRGYIDAIIEPAKTREWIARALEICRTKVQSLPKKKHGNIPL; encoded by the coding sequence ATGGAAGAATTGATCAGAAATCTCAGAGAACTCGAACACAAAGTTGAGCTCGGTGGAGGAACTGAAAGAATAGAAAAGCAACACGCACAGGGTAAACTGACGGCCAGGGAGAGGCTCTCACTCCTGCTGGACGAAGGATCCTTCGTGGAGATAGACAAATTCGTCAAGCACAGGGCCACGGCGTTCGGCCTGGACAAGGAAGAGCTTCCGTGTGACGGCGTTGTGACGGGGATCGGAAAGATCAATGGAAGGATGGTCGCGGTCTTCTCGCAGGACTTCACCGTGATGGGCGGATCTCTGGGCGAAATGCACGCGAAGAAGATCATGAAACTCATGGATTTGGCGATGGAGCTGGGCATTCCCCTGATCGGTATCAACGATTCGGGAGGAGCGAGGATTCAGGAAGGTGTCGATTCACTGTTCGGTTATGGGGGAATCTTCTACAGGAACACGCTCGCGTCCGGTGTGATACCCCAGATCACGCTCATCGCCGGACCGTGCGCGGGAGGAGCGGTGTACTCACCCGCGATAACGGACTTCGTTGTGATGATCGACAAGACCGCCAAGATGTTCATAACCGGTCCCAACGTTATCAAGGCCGTCACCGGTGAAGAGATTAGCCAGGAAGATCTCGGCGGTGCGTACGTCCACAACTCCAAGAGTGGAAACGCCCACTTTTTGGCGGCCAACGAACAGGAAGCCATCGAGATCATCAAAAAGCTCCTTTCTTACATTCCGCAGAACAATCTGGAGGAACCCGAGTACATCCCCGGGGACTATTCGCTTTCCATGAGCGAAGAGATCAACGACGTTGTACCCGTGGAGCCCACGAAGAGTTACGACGTTCGGAAAGTCATCGAGATGGTCGTAGACGAGGGTAGCTTCTTCGAAGTGCACAAGCATTTCGCTCGAAACATCGTCGTGGGCTTTGCGAGGATCGCGGGTATGAGCGTGGGAATCGTTGCGAACCAGCCTTCGGTGCTCGCAGGCTCGCTCGACATAGATTCTTCCGACAAAGCTGCCAGGTTCATACGCTTCCTCGATTGCTTCAACATACCCATCGTAACGTTCGTGGATACCCCAGGTTATCTACCCGGTGTACAGCAGGAACACGGCGGTATCATAAGGCACGGCGCAAAACTTCTGTTCGCTTACAGCGAAGCAACTGTGCCGAAGATCACCGTTATACTGAGAAAAGCTTACGGGGGCGCGTACATCGCGATGGGCAGCAAGCACCTCGGAGCAGACCTGGTCGCCGCATGGCCAACGGCTGAAATCGCGGTTATGGGGCCTGATGGGGCCGCAAACATCATCTTCAGAAAGGAAATAGAGAGCGCACCGAACCCCGAGGAAAAGAGGAAGGAACTGGTAAAACTCTATCGAGACACGTTTGCAAACCCCTACGTGGCGGCATCTCGTGGATACATAGATGCGATCATAGAACCAGCCAAGACGAGGGAGTGGATCGCGAGGGCTCTGGAGATCTGCCGAACGAAGGTCCAATCTCTGCCCAAGAAGAAGCACGGTAATATCCCCCTGTGA
- the mce gene encoding methylmalonyl-CoA epimerase — MQVKRIDHVGIAVRNASERLKFYTDFLGLKDVHTEELPERGLRVYMMKVGESKIELLEPINEQSEINKFLESRGEGIHHIAFNVTGIDEAVELAKKLGFQPLSDAPRPGAGGTRVLFLHPKSVGGVLVELVEGHH, encoded by the coding sequence ATGCAGGTTAAAAGGATAGACCATGTGGGAATCGCGGTGAGAAACGCTTCGGAAAGATTGAAGTTCTACACCGATTTCCTCGGTTTAAAGGACGTCCACACGGAAGAGCTTCCCGAAAGGGGTCTACGCGTCTACATGATGAAGGTGGGAGAAAGCAAGATCGAGCTTTTGGAGCCCATCAACGAACAATCGGAGATCAACAAGTTTCTGGAGAGCAGGGGAGAGGGCATCCACCACATCGCCTTCAACGTGACGGGGATAGACGAAGCGGTTGAGCTCGCCAAGAAGTTGGGTTTTCAGCCCCTTTCTGATGCTCCAAGACCCGGTGCAGGCGGAACGCGCGTGCTGTTTCTGCATCCAAAGTCGGTCGGCGGAGTCCTCGTCGAACTGGTGGAAGGCCACCATTGA
- a CDS encoding FmdB family zinc ribbon protein → MPFYRYVCEKCGSERRVFHGMNENPSVVCDCGTRMKRSVGRVAVVFKGSGFYVTDNRKNESKKEEKSEEAA, encoded by the coding sequence ATGCCGTTCTACAGGTACGTGTGTGAGAAATGCGGTTCAGAAAGACGAGTCTTCCACGGCATGAACGAAAATCCTTCCGTCGTTTGCGACTGTGGCACGCGGATGAAAAGATCCGTAGGCAGGGTTGCCGTGGTGTTCAAAGGTAGCGGCTTCTACGTCACCGACAACAGAAAGAACGAAAGCAAGAAAGAGGAGAAAAGCGAAGAAGCTGCGTGA
- a CDS encoding SRPBCC family protein, protein MLQTVKMHFVEHFRVPVERLWNIFVCPNGWDPWFTDGMSMELFEGGQIRFRWKRITADEVVEDRGVVVFIQPLKVFEFWWYEYEDGFRSRVKMTFTPDGNEGTWLKVEDSVLIDGERELPIALGCAYGWGQMLCLAKAYAERGLILI, encoded by the coding sequence ATGCTTCAAACTGTGAAGATGCACTTCGTGGAGCATTTCAGAGTGCCGGTGGAGAGGTTGTGGAACATCTTTGTCTGTCCAAACGGTTGGGACCCGTGGTTCACGGACGGTATGAGCATGGAGCTCTTCGAAGGCGGGCAGATCCGCTTTCGATGGAAGAGGATCACGGCAGACGAGGTGGTCGAAGACAGGGGCGTTGTGGTGTTCATACAACCACTGAAAGTTTTCGAGTTCTGGTGGTACGAGTACGAAGACGGATTCAGATCGAGAGTGAAGATGACGTTCACGCCGGACGGAAACGAAGGAACCTGGTTGAAGGTCGAGGACTCTGTTCTCATCGACGGTGAGAGGGAACTACCGATCGCTCTTGGCTGTGCTTACGGCTGGGGACAGATGCTCTGCCTGGCGAAGGCTTACGCCGAGCGTGGTTTGATCCTCATTTAA
- a CDS encoding thioredoxin family protein — protein MKRFSVILFTLVAVFNLAQNVLLNDVDVAAKLAKIEQKKLAIVFTTQTCPYCAKLKNETLTDRTVKQLIMANFIFVEAMYDTRKITNIFGQPMSYAQLFDYFNVSGVPTTWFLTSEATPLVYLPGYAPANVFTQVLRYVYQEIKEDFSQYAKKKDDFMGEKKLLKVTSEEADFVLKNDPNAVFVDSPIDKPDVFKVHITRKEDIANRLVELGVFRVLLISD, from the coding sequence ATGAAAAGGTTCTCGGTGATTCTTTTCACACTCGTCGCCGTTTTCAATCTCGCACAGAACGTTCTTCTGAACGACGTGGACGTTGCGGCGAAGCTGGCGAAGATCGAACAGAAAAAGCTGGCGATCGTTTTCACGACCCAAACCTGTCCGTACTGCGCGAAGCTCAAGAATGAAACGCTCACCGACAGAACTGTGAAACAGCTGATCATGGCGAACTTCATCTTCGTCGAGGCCATGTACGACACCAGGAAAATCACGAACATCTTCGGCCAGCCGATGAGTTACGCGCAGTTGTTCGACTATTTCAATGTCAGTGGCGTTCCGACCACATGGTTTTTGACCAGCGAGGCCACGCCACTGGTGTACCTACCAGGTTACGCTCCGGCCAACGTGTTCACCCAGGTACTGAGGTACGTTTATCAGGAGATCAAGGAAGATTTCTCGCAGTACGCGAAGAAGAAGGACGATTTCATGGGTGAGAAAAAGCTCTTGAAGGTAACGTCAGAGGAAGCCGACTTCGTTCTGAAGAACGATCCGAACGCCGTGTTCGTCGATTCGCCCATCGACAAACCCGATGTCTTCAAAGTTCACATCACGAGAAAAGAAGACATCGCGAACAGACTCGTTGAGCTCGGCGTCTTCCGGGTACTCTTGATCAGTGATTGA
- a CDS encoding cytochrome c biogenesis CcdA family protein gives MAITLTQVDVWTALAHGFISFLSPCALPLLPSFLALLFYDKKAAFLRIIGFFLGLSATFASLGALSGTLGGFFDKNLLRYAAGTLVIIMSVLFLLQIQLFRPKAIKLNRFKAGGIFSGIGLGLGVGLVWIPCASPVLASILAIAATRGTALRGALLLFIYSLGISVPFLTIGGVVSKLLSKVSFKTPLWERVLKYATSALLLVLGLLILTGKAFV, from the coding sequence ATGGCGATCACGCTCACTCAAGTGGATGTCTGGACGGCTTTAGCTCACGGTTTCATATCCTTTCTGAGCCCGTGTGCTTTACCACTGCTTCCATCTTTTCTCGCGCTGCTGTTCTACGATAAGAAGGCCGCATTTTTGAGGATCATCGGCTTTTTCTTGGGCCTTTCCGCCACGTTCGCGAGCTTGGGCGCCCTATCGGGAACGCTCGGTGGTTTCTTCGATAAGAACCTGCTCCGTTACGCCGCAGGCACGCTTGTCATCATCATGTCGGTTCTGTTCCTGCTTCAAATACAGCTCTTCAGGCCGAAAGCCATCAAGCTCAACAGGTTCAAAGCGGGTGGAATCTTCTCGGGTATCGGTCTGGGGCTCGGTGTGGGGCTGGTGTGGATTCCCTGTGCGAGCCCGGTGCTCGCATCCATCCTCGCCATCGCTGCCACCAGGGGAACGGCCCTGAGAGGGGCGCTGTTACTCTTCATCTACTCGCTCGGAATCTCTGTACCTTTCTTGACGATCGGAGGGGTTGTATCGAAGCTCCTGAGCAAGGTGAGCTTCAAAACCCCTCTGTGGGAAAGGGTATTGAAGTACGCAACGAGCGCTCTGCTTTTAGTCCTCGGGTTGCTCATTCTCACGGGAAAGGCGTTCGTATGA
- a CDS encoding HD domain-containing phosphohydrolase, which produces MKRVFALLYLLFTTLFFCEQVRFVSGDFYPPFIYKNERQQVVGISVEILKAIEKVSDLRFDIELMPFSEALKLVETGHADMINLIFKTPEREKMFLFSKPILRVQSLVWVRKELKVNDFKELSAFVVGVVEGDANEALLRQKNPSVLVKRFESFQQLIEAVENREIDAFLMEDLTASYYLIKHDLYHLFESLPPLSVEWTYFAFARTKPQLVEKFNAALDRLPKREIERIINLFVKPRFFVPAWLWWFILTGSVGTFSIVMILLLINKRLERLVALRTDELRKKNEELQASYEEIEAMNQELQATNQELDAMNQELRATNEELEAMNQELMNLNKQLEEKTKQAERFQKGFQDVLDLASKLTFETIQEKEFLLSVLRTFKDYLPASRVAGVVLRSVSEPGKTLVCLTNEKDPVIQRIDESFDFASESARVEILKTVARFCDEKAPSGVELVPIASQDSVHGVLLYFSGGVSAVEKQYVEKFALFVATLLSLRSYMREQGIFQRRLLSVVVKALEYYDYYTRGHSENVARYASSFAENLGLDKSVIRRLFWAGMVHDVGKIFVPQQVLNKNGFLSPEEYELVKIHPVKSFELLNEAGLQEIAKIAKYHHERYDGKGYPDGLVGDAIPFESRILAVVDAFDAMTTNRPYKEAMTIEEAIVEIERCSGSQFDPHLAEVFVKLLKEKPELFLKKG; this is translated from the coding sequence ATGAAAAGGGTTTTTGCACTGCTGTATCTTCTCTTTACCACGCTTTTTTTCTGCGAGCAAGTGAGGTTCGTCAGCGGTGATTTCTACCCTCCGTTCATTTACAAAAACGAGCGGCAGCAAGTGGTGGGTATTTCGGTGGAGATACTGAAAGCGATAGAGAAGGTTTCGGATCTGAGGTTCGACATCGAATTGATGCCTTTCTCTGAAGCTTTGAAACTCGTGGAGACGGGGCACGCAGACATGATCAATCTGATCTTCAAAACGCCAGAAAGAGAGAAGATGTTTTTGTTCTCGAAACCCATCCTGAGGGTTCAGAGCTTAGTGTGGGTCAGGAAAGAGCTGAAAGTGAATGATTTCAAAGAGCTGAGCGCCTTCGTTGTGGGCGTCGTCGAAGGCGATGCGAACGAAGCCCTTTTGAGGCAAAAGAATCCTTCGGTCTTGGTCAAACGCTTCGAAAGTTTCCAGCAGCTGATCGAAGCTGTTGAAAACAGGGAAATAGATGCTTTCCTCATGGAAGATCTTACAGCGAGTTACTATCTCATAAAGCACGATCTTTACCATCTGTTCGAAAGTCTGCCACCGCTCTCTGTTGAATGGACGTACTTTGCCTTCGCCCGAACGAAACCGCAGCTCGTGGAAAAGTTCAACGCGGCCCTGGACCGCTTGCCGAAGCGAGAGATAGAGAGGATCATCAACCTCTTCGTCAAACCCAGATTTTTCGTTCCGGCCTGGTTGTGGTGGTTCATACTGACTGGCTCGGTGGGCACTTTCTCAATTGTCATGATTCTACTCCTCATCAACAAGCGTTTGGAGCGTCTGGTCGCTTTGCGCACAGACGAATTGAGGAAGAAGAACGAAGAACTTCAAGCTTCTTACGAAGAGATCGAGGCGATGAATCAAGAACTGCAGGCGACCAACCAGGAACTCGACGCCATGAACCAGGAACTCAGGGCGACCAACGAGGAACTCGAAGCGATGAACCAGGAATTGATGAACCTCAACAAGCAATTGGAGGAAAAGACAAAGCAGGCGGAACGTTTCCAGAAAGGTTTCCAGGACGTTCTCGATCTGGCGAGCAAATTGACCTTCGAAACGATTCAGGAAAAAGAGTTCCTGCTGTCGGTTTTGAGAACGTTCAAGGATTATTTGCCAGCTTCCAGGGTTGCTGGGGTCGTGCTCAGATCTGTCAGTGAACCTGGCAAGACGCTGGTGTGCCTCACGAACGAAAAAGATCCAGTGATTCAGAGGATCGACGAAAGCTTCGATTTCGCATCGGAATCTGCGCGTGTCGAAATTCTGAAAACTGTCGCACGGTTTTGTGATGAAAAAGCCCCATCTGGTGTTGAACTCGTACCGATCGCCTCTCAAGATAGTGTACACGGTGTTTTGCTCTATTTTTCTGGGGGTGTCAGCGCCGTTGAGAAACAGTACGTTGAGAAGTTCGCACTATTCGTCGCCACGCTGCTCTCTCTGAGAAGCTACATGAGAGAGCAGGGAATCTTCCAGAGAAGGCTTCTGAGCGTCGTCGTCAAGGCGCTTGAGTACTACGATTACTACACGAGGGGGCATTCTGAAAACGTCGCACGCTATGCGAGTTCGTTCGCAGAAAACCTTGGGCTCGACAAGAGCGTCATAAGACGTCTGTTCTGGGCGGGAATGGTACACGATGTGGGCAAGATCTTCGTGCCACAACAGGTTCTGAACAAGAACGGTTTCCTCTCGCCTGAAGAGTATGAGCTTGTGAAGATACATCCAGTCAAGAGCTTTGAGCTACTGAACGAGGCGGGATTGCAAGAGATCGCGAAGATCGCGAAATACCACCACGAGCGTTACGATGGCAAGGGTTATCCGGATGGTCTTGTGGGTGACGCGATACCGTTCGAATCGAGAATTCTGGCTGTGGTCGATGCCTTCGACGCCATGACGACCAACAGACCTTACAAGGAAGCCATGACGATCGAAGAGGCGATCGTGGAGATCGAACGTTGTAGTGGTTCTCAGTTCGATCCCCACCTTGCTGAAGTGTTCGTAAAGCTGTTGAAAGAAAAGCCGGAACTCTTCCTCAAGAAAGGGTAG
- the kal gene encoding 3-aminobutyryl-CoA ammonia lyase produces MLRVRMSEHDAHYAGGLVDGARILQLMGDVATELLIRHDGDEGLLRAYESVEFLKPVFAGDFLEVYGEIVEVGNTSRKMKFEVYKVITNAQIPEHPSACDVLDPPLLVAKAIAVCVVPKDRQRRSK; encoded by the coding sequence ATGCTGAGGGTACGCATGAGCGAGCACGACGCACATTACGCGGGAGGGTTGGTCGACGGCGCGAGGATACTGCAGCTCATGGGAGACGTTGCGACGGAGCTTTTGATCAGGCACGACGGCGACGAGGGTCTGTTGAGAGCTTACGAGAGTGTGGAGTTTCTCAAGCCCGTGTTCGCGGGAGATTTTCTCGAAGTGTACGGTGAAATCGTCGAAGTCGGTAACACCTCGCGAAAGATGAAGTTTGAAGTTTACAAGGTGATCACCAACGCGCAGATTCCAGAACACCCCTCAGCCTGCGACGTGCTCGATCCACCCTTGCTCGTCGCGAAAGCCATTGCCGTGTGTGTGGTTCCAAAAGATAGACAGAGGAGGTCGAAGTGA
- the kce gene encoding 3-keto-5-aminohexanoate cleavage enzyme, translating into MDKLIITVAVCGAEVTRKDTPYIPITPEEIAQQTYEAYLAGASIVHLHVRDENGNPTQDPEIFKRTVRLIRKKCPDIIVQVSTGGAVWMTPEERLQSLEADPDMATLTTGTVNFGNDVFYNSMPMIEKFASVMKGKGIMPEFECFDLGHINNAMVLVKKGLVQGHLHFDFVMGVPGGIAANARNLVTMVDSLPPGATWSVAGIGRHEFPMAAMAIVMGGHVRVGLEDNIYIEKGVLAKSNAELVEKVVRLAKELGRPIATAKEAREILQLGERKR; encoded by the coding sequence ATGGATAAGCTGATCATAACGGTTGCCGTCTGTGGGGCTGAAGTCACGAGGAAGGACACTCCTTACATCCCCATCACGCCCGAAGAGATCGCCCAGCAAACGTACGAAGCCTACTTAGCGGGTGCTTCCATAGTCCATCTGCACGTGAGGGACGAGAACGGCAATCCAACCCAGGATCCCGAGATTTTCAAGAGGACCGTTCGGTTGATAAGAAAGAAGTGTCCCGACATCATAGTCCAGGTTTCCACCGGCGGTGCCGTCTGGATGACTCCTGAGGAGAGGTTGCAATCTCTCGAAGCCGATCCGGATATGGCCACACTCACCACGGGGACCGTGAACTTCGGAAACGACGTGTTCTACAACAGCATGCCAATGATAGAGAAGTTCGCCTCCGTCATGAAGGGGAAAGGTATCATGCCTGAGTTCGAGTGCTTCGATCTCGGGCACATAAACAACGCCATGGTGCTCGTCAAGAAGGGGCTGGTTCAGGGGCATCTCCACTTCGATTTCGTGATGGGAGTTCCGGGAGGGATCGCCGCAAACGCGAGGAACCTCGTGACGATGGTGGACAGTCTTCCACCGGGCGCCACCTGGTCTGTGGCCGGTATAGGCAGACACGAGTTTCCCATGGCGGCGATGGCGATAGTCATGGGTGGCCACGTGAGGGTCGGTCTGGAAGACAACATTTACATAGAGAAAGGAGTGCTCGCCAAATCCAACGCCGAGCTCGTGGAGAAGGTCGTGAGGCTGGCTAAGGAACTCGGAAGACCCATCGCGACGGCTAAGGAAGCCAGAGAAATTCTGCAGCTCGGGGAGAGAAAGAGATGA
- the guaA gene encoding glutamine-hydrolyzing GMP synthase has translation MRVLILDYGSQYTQLIARVVRELGYYSQVVQLDEDVDPSDVGALVLSGGPASVYEPDAPKLPAWFGEYRGKVLGICYGMQLLAHELGGKVERGELAEYGRTEIKIVEEDPIFESVPRETTVWMSHSDVVKVLPDGFRATAYSKNGMIVAASDFERFWLLQFHPEVRHTQLGRQMLQNFLSKICGLKPNWNLEDFITRKVEELRRELKDKRVIAALSGGVDSSVACVLVHRAVGSNLRCVFVDHGLLRKNEAEEVMRVFKNMLGLNVVKIDAKERFLSKLKGVDDPEKKRKIIGEEFIRVFEQEAKSYGATHLVQGTIYSDVIESARSGKKTAAIKSHHNVGGLPERMDLKIVEPLRNLFKDEVRIVGEMLGIPRDVIHRQPFPGPGLAVRVVGPIDEEKLDILREADSILIETLKETGWYEKVWQAFAVLLPVRSVGVRGDRRAYDYVLAIRCVDSVEGMTADWSKIPHDVLDLISRRILNSVKGVGRVVYDISSKPPATIEWE, from the coding sequence ATGAGAGTTCTCATACTGGACTACGGATCACAGTACACACAGCTGATCGCGCGTGTTGTCAGGGAACTCGGTTACTACAGCCAGGTGGTTCAGCTGGACGAGGATGTGGACCCGTCCGACGTGGGGGCCCTCGTTCTCTCTGGAGGACCGGCCAGCGTGTACGAACCCGATGCGCCGAAACTTCCAGCCTGGTTCGGTGAGTACCGCGGTAAGGTGCTCGGTATCTGTTATGGAATGCAGCTGCTCGCGCACGAGCTCGGTGGAAAGGTGGAACGCGGTGAACTTGCGGAGTACGGAAGAACGGAGATAAAAATAGTTGAGGAAGATCCGATCTTCGAATCCGTTCCGAGAGAAACCACGGTCTGGATGAGCCACTCGGACGTGGTGAAAGTTCTGCCCGATGGTTTCAGAGCGACGGCTTATTCGAAAAACGGCATGATCGTTGCAGCCAGCGATTTTGAAAGGTTCTGGCTGTTGCAGTTTCATCCCGAGGTGCGTCACACTCAGCTTGGAAGGCAGATGCTGCAGAACTTTCTCAGCAAGATATGTGGGCTGAAGCCGAACTGGAATCTGGAGGATTTCATCACCCGGAAGGTGGAAGAGCTGAGAAGAGAGTTGAAGGACAAGAGGGTGATCGCGGCGCTCTCGGGTGGTGTCGACTCCTCCGTGGCGTGTGTTCTGGTACACAGAGCGGTTGGATCTAACTTGCGGTGCGTGTTCGTGGACCACGGTCTGCTGAGAAAGAACGAAGCGGAGGAAGTGATGAGGGTCTTCAAGAACATGCTCGGGCTCAACGTTGTGAAGATAGACGCAAAAGAGAGATTTTTGAGCAAACTCAAGGGTGTGGACGATCCGGAAAAGAAGAGGAAGATCATAGGCGAAGAGTTCATAAGGGTCTTCGAGCAGGAAGCGAAAAGTTACGGTGCGACCCACCTGGTTCAGGGCACGATCTATTCCGACGTGATCGAGAGCGCCAGGTCCGGTAAGAAAACTGCGGCGATAAAGAGCCATCACAACGTTGGAGGACTACCGGAAAGGATGGATCTGAAGATCGTCGAGCCTCTGCGAAACCTCTTCAAAGACGAGGTCAGGATCGTCGGAGAGATGCTCGGTATCCCTCGCGACGTGATCCACAGACAACCTTTTCCAGGCCCAGGGCTCGCGGTGCGCGTTGTGGGGCCCATCGATGAGGAAAAGCTGGACATACTCAGGGAGGCCGACAGCATACTCATAGAGACATTGAAAGAAACGGGCTGGTACGAGAAGGTCTGGCAGGCCTTCGCGGTGTTGCTGCCAGTAAGATCGGTCGGTGTCAGGGGTGACAGGAGGGCGTACGACTACGTGCTCGCGATAAGGTGTGTTGACAGCGTTGAGGGTATGACCGCTGACTGGTCGAAAATTCCACACGACGTGTTAGACTTGATATCGCGCAGGATCTTGAACAGCGTCAAAGGAGTAGGGAGGGTAGTGTACGACATCAGCTCCAAGCCACCAGCGACGATCGAGTGGGAATAG
- a CDS encoding MFS transporter gives MIRNFSILNYDMLLQLRMRELSIDLFSISLLSSINSAVGSLATPFWGALSDESRSRKKVLSVAILIALIVLPGYTLARRAVHFFLVATIFTFFSSAFDPISMAIFVESSKLDSSVIVSLVNAVNSFGLGFGRIVVSPLLRFFSVTQVMLILFFIALTMLYFIEKSVVVPHQRYEVQRTNLQRIFSAISSKHILKKNNLWAMYLGSFLRQLGIGGTFALIAVYLVEEMNLSKSVTILLSSANPFMQIPSHFLAALLMRRIASKYVAALGMFASGIGALLFVPADSKLTVLVAYAVSGLGFGTFINGATKFVIENVPVNRRAEFLGLLTSVRSFGSLFGPLLAGWLATFSFRLVFITMGAAMIAGSIITLNCK, from the coding sequence TTGATAAGGAATTTCAGCATTCTGAACTACGACATGTTGCTCCAGCTCAGGATGAGGGAGTTATCCATAGACCTGTTCTCCATAAGCCTGCTGTCGAGCATCAACAGCGCCGTTGGAAGCCTTGCAACACCTTTCTGGGGAGCGCTCAGCGACGAATCCAGAAGCAGAAAGAAAGTTCTCTCAGTGGCGATACTGATCGCTTTGATCGTTCTACCGGGTTACACCCTCGCGAGACGGGCCGTGCATTTTTTCCTGGTGGCGACGATCTTCACCTTTTTCTCGAGTGCGTTCGATCCCATCTCGATGGCAATATTCGTTGAATCTTCAAAGCTCGACAGCAGTGTCATCGTCAGCCTGGTGAACGCGGTGAACTCCTTCGGACTGGGTTTTGGAAGGATCGTGGTCTCACCCTTGTTGAGGTTCTTTTCCGTCACCCAGGTGATGCTGATACTGTTCTTCATCGCGTTGACGATGCTGTACTTCATCGAGAAATCCGTGGTAGTTCCACACCAGCGATACGAAGTTCAGCGGACGAACCTTCAGAGAATCTTCTCCGCGATAAGTTCGAAACACATTTTGAAGAAGAACAATCTCTGGGCGATGTATCTGGGCTCCTTCCTGAGACAGCTCGGCATAGGTGGCACCTTCGCGTTGATCGCCGTTTATTTGGTCGAAGAGATGAACTTGAGCAAATCCGTAACGATCCTTCTTTCTTCTGCGAATCCTTTCATGCAAATACCTTCGCACTTCCTTGCAGCCCTCTTGATGCGCAGAATCGCGAGCAAGTACGTCGCGGCCTTGGGTATGTTCGCCTCTGGTATCGGGGCGCTGCTGTTCGTTCCAGCAGATTCCAAACTGACCGTCCTCGTGGCCTACGCAGTCTCTGGCCTCGGATTCGGCACGTTCATCAACGGTGCGACGAAATTCGTTATAGAGAACGTGCCCGTGAACAGGAGAGCGGAGTTTCTCGGCCTGCTGACATCGGTCAGATCCTTCGGGAGCCTCTTCGGTCCCTTACTCGCCGGCTGGCTCGCGACTTTTTCGTTCAGGCTCGTGTTCATCACCATGGGTGCAGCGATGATCGCTGGATCGATCATAACTTTGAATTGCAAATGA
- a CDS encoding 16S rRNA (uracil(1498)-N(3))-methyltransferase codes for MPHLFYGKPNGEFIVLDAHETQHLKVVRIREEREVFITDGEGKLYRCQILKIGKNESIARIMESKERREKILPVTLCVASQHWERLRWLVEKAVEVGIARIVVYKPSRGRSYSDKVEKIKLVIRNAAKQCARCRFPELQVLDNLDLPVEPSKTFVLHQSGEPLTLTQAAQYRNIVVGPEGDFTESELESLRSKYRLFNLGETIFRFETAALLVMGLMYFLNDPLEEG; via the coding sequence TTGCCCCACCTCTTCTACGGAAAACCGAACGGTGAATTCATCGTCCTGGACGCGCACGAAACACAACATTTGAAGGTCGTCAGGATCCGGGAGGAGCGAGAGGTATTCATCACAGATGGAGAGGGTAAGCTGTACCGTTGCCAGATTCTGAAGATAGGGAAGAACGAATCCATCGCGCGAATAATGGAGTCTAAAGAGAGAAGAGAAAAAATACTGCCAGTGACCCTGTGCGTGGCATCGCAGCACTGGGAAAGGCTCAGGTGGCTCGTTGAAAAAGCGGTCGAGGTTGGAATAGCGAGGATCGTGGTCTACAAACCGAGCAGGGGTAGATCCTACAGCGACAAGGTGGAGAAGATAAAACTCGTGATCAGAAACGCCGCGAAACAGTGCGCAAGGTGTAGATTTCCAGAGCTTCAGGTCCTGGACAATCTGGATCTACCCGTAGAACCATCGAAGACGTTCGTGCTCCACCAGTCCGGCGAGCCTCTGACGTTGACACAGGCGGCCCAGTACAGAAACATCGTCGTGGGCCCGGAAGGTGATTTCACCGAATCGGAACTGGAATCGCTGCGCTCCAAGTACAGGCTGTTCAATCTGGGAGAAACCATCTTCCGATTTGAGACCGCGGCCCTGCTCGTGATGGGTTTGATGTATTTTCTCAACGATCCTCTTGAGGAGGGATGA